A segment of the Sulfolobales archaeon genome:
TGCAGAGAGGTTCACCGGAAGCTCTTAACAGATAGGAAGCATCTCTGCCACATCTGGCACAGCTCCTCCTAGCTATCCCGAAACCAATTCCCACCTATATATATCGCAAACCAATATTAGAGTGGTGTGATGAGCGACTTCGGTTCTGAGCGGTGAAGAGCCGTGTGAGGGCTGAATACCTTAGGAACCGCTTAAATGGAGGATCTAGGCTTTTAACTGAAGACCTTTGTTTTCGAGTAGAGAGCTTCTATCTAATTTGAAGTTAGCTAGAAGAGCTATATCTATTACAGCTGAAAGCACCGCCCATTTAGAGTGGGGAGATCCGATTTATACGGGGGGTGATTATGTTTATCGGGGCTAGAAGGTGGAGTATGACAAAGAGGTATGCTTATAAAGCTTGATGAGAATCTTTGATTTGATATGCTGGCACAGTAATTTTTATTGGCGGCATATTGGTGAGCACTATGCTAGGGAAGATCTTAGAGGATATCCTGAGAAGATCTAGAGAGGCTGAGTGGATCTCCGAGGCCCTGGAGGAATATAGGGAGATCCTTGAGAGGGAGTGGCTTTCTAGGGATAGGCCTAGGGGGGTTGTGGATATAGATGTGAGGAGATACAGCAGGGCTGTTGTGATAGGAGATATACACGGTGATCTAGATACCCTACTTTCAATCCTAGAGCAAATAGATCTTGAGAGGGTTATGAGGGAAGACACACTATTGATCTTCCTGGGAGACTATGTTGATAGAGGGGATAAGCAGTTAGAAACCCTGCTCCTAATATCAAAGCTAAAGGCTCTCTATGGGGAGAGAGTTATAACTCTTAGAGGTAATCATGAGCCTCCTGAGAGCCTTCCAGTATATCCCCATGACTATCCAGAGGTTCTTAGATGGAGGTTTGGCCCGCTGTGGAGAAGCTTATATGATCTCTCAAGAAAGATTTTCGATCTACTACCCTATGCAGCAATATATAGAGGCTCAGCCGCCTTCCTCCATGGTGGAATACCTGTTTTCTCAACAATAGATTGCTGGGAGGATGTGAAATGCATATTAAATGCCGAGGAGAGTGAGAGAACATTAGAGGAGATCCTATGGAACGACCCAGCAGAAGACCCGGATATAGAGTATGCACCATCACCAAGAGGAGCAGGCTATCTATGGGGGGAAAAGATAACAGAGATATTCCTGAGAAAAACAGGTCTAAAAGCAGTTATAAGAGGCCATGAGGCTGTGTGGGAGGGCTATAAGCTAAACCATGGATCAAGAGTAATCACGATCTTCTCGAGGAAAGGCCCTCCCTATTATAATGCATATGCAGCAGCATTACGAATAAACCTAAGGGATTTTAAGGGGTTCTCCAGGGAGAACGTATTGCTACTGTGAGTCCAAAGTCCTCTCTAGCCCTATATCTACTCATATCCCAGGGATTAGAGGCTTTTATCCATATCTATTCTAAGATCTTCTTAGGGGTTATGATTATATCTATGGGAAGTATCAGCTGGGTTCGAATCCTTTTTCCCTCCTTAGATCTATCATGTCCTCGAGATCTTCCCCAGTGCTTATAAGGGTTACTGGGATCCTTAGCTCGTTCTCGATATTCTCTATAAACCTTCTAGCCTCTGGTGGAAGTTTATTCCATTCTCTAACACCCCTTGCCCCTCTGAATAGGGCGTCTATCTTTGTTATAGCTATTTGTGTAGCCGAGTTGATCTTAACAGCTCTTCTGGCAAGCTCTATGTTGAATGGCGCCACCCTTCTAAGCCTCCCCGTAACTGTGCCCCTCTCTATGAGGCCTAGCCTCTCTATCTCCTCCAAGCTCAGCTCCCCCTCTAGCGGTCCCTCACCAACCCTTGTGATATATGATTTAAAAACAACTATGATATCCTCAACATATTTTGGTCCTAGGCCTGCCTCTGATAAGATGCCTGATGCCGATACATCTCTAGAGGTCACATATGGATATGTTCCGTGGTATAGGCTTAGATAGAGCCCCTGGGTCCCCTCCACCATGGCCCTCAAACCCTTATCAATCAGCTCCAATATCTCTGAAACGCTATCACATAGAAGTGACTCGAGCTCCTTGAACTCCCATGCTAGCTTGAGTCTTCTTAGAACTCTCTCGGCTGTTGCAGCTCCAACACCTTGGAACGTAGATCCTATTCCTCTTAGAATCTCATCCCTCCTCTCAGCCTCCATATGCCTATCCTCTATAACCCCAGCATATCTATCAACACATATCCTACCAGCAACCCCTGTCTCTGATATCTCTCTCAGAAGTACATCGATCTTTACCAGCGATCCCCTAGCTATGTAGAGCCTTAGATCCTTGTTAACAAATGCCGATGGCACTATTCTTAGCTTCCATGTCCTCCCATTATATACTACAGTGTGACCAGCATTGATGCTCCCAGTTCTCATAGCAGCAGCATATCCCCCATTCAAACCCAGGTATCCCGCCACCTTACCCTTGCCCTCGTCTCCGAAGAAGCCTCCACATATAACTGTTATCACTGCTTACCACCCACCCATGGCTCTCTATAATAGCTCTCCCTAATCGCCCCTGGCGCGAGCACTATAAACCTTGCCTTCTCCCACAGCTCCTCAATATTCCTAGCACCAACATATGAGAACCCAGATCTTATGCCGCTTACAAGGTTTGATATAACATCTTGCACAGATCCTCTGTAGGGGATCAGCATCTCTATACCCTCTGAGGCGTAGGAGGAGAGATCCTCGGGATCCTGGCCATCTATAGAGAGCCTCTGGATATAGGAGGAATTGCTAGCCATACCCCTATAGAGCTTATATTTATAGCCCCCAATCATAACAGGCTTACCAGGCGCCTCATCCGTTCCAGCTAGTAGATAGCCTATCATAACGCTTGAAGCCCCAGCTGCTAGTGCCTTAACAATATCCCCAGAAGATCTTATACCGCCATCAGCTATAACAGGGATCCCATATTGCCTTGCAACCCTGGACACCTCGATTATAGCTGTGAGCTGGGGAACACCAACCCCAGCAACTATCCTGGTGGTGCAGGCATGGCCAGGCCCTATACCAACCTTCACCCCATCAACCCCCAGCTCTATTAGATCCCTTGCAGCCTCAGCAGTAGCTATGTTACCAACCACTATATCAATATCATCCCCTAGAACCCTTCTAATAGATTTAACAGCATCCATAGCCAGCCTGCTATGGGCGTGGGCAACATCCACTACAATAGCATCTACCCCAGCTCTATATAGCTTTTCAGCCCTCACAAGATAATCACCTCTAACACCTACAGCTGCAGCTACAGCTAGCCTTCCATCCCTCCCTATAGCCTCGCTGCTAGAGACACCCACAGGCTCCTCCTTAACCTTTAGAACCTCCTCAACCTGTCTCTCAACAGGTATGAACCTATGGATAACACCTATACCACCCATCCTAGCAAGTGCTATCGCCATTCTATGCTCTGTAACCGTGTCCATGGCTGCGCTTGATATGGGTATGTTTAGCCATAGCCTTCTAGAGAACCTTGTTTTTAGAGATACCTCTGATCTTGATGCCAGATCTGAATAGCCTGGTACGAGGAGAACATCGTCTAGGGAGAGACCATAGCCAACTATTTTCCCCAGATATCCCTACACTACCGTGGTTAAAGGGGTATTTAAGCACTGGGTTAGGAAAAAACATTTTTTTAACATGAAAAAGTAAAATCTATTCTCTAAATCCTCTTAGTAACTATTTCATAGGCTATTTCAGCAGCCTTCTCACCAGAGAGTAGCATAGCACCAAATGTAGGTCCCATTCTGGGGAGGCCGTGGTATTCAGCAACACTTATCCCAGCCAGCACGAGGCCTGGGAATACCTCGCCTGTTCGCTCCACAACTAGATCCTCTGAGACATCAGCCCACATAGGCCCGAGAACCGAGGACTTGAGGAGCCCTCTAGAGGCTAGCTTTCTAACAGCTGCTGCCTCATGCCCAGTAGCGTCTATAACAACCTTAGCCTCAAGGCCTATAGGATCTAGGCAGGTGATCTGCCTCGGCATACCCTGGACAGGTGCTGAGTTAACCACCACACCCTCTACCCTTCCATTCCTCACAATGAGATCCTCTAGCACTGTGAGTGTCAGAGCTCTAGCACCAGCCTCTAGAGCCTTGCTAGCTAGCTTAGAAGCCGCTAGAGGGCCGTGTGCAACATATAGACCTTTTCTATACTCTTTATAAGGTATCCCAAGCTCATCTAGGATCTTATTAGCTGGATATCTAAAGGTGACTGGATTCATTAGATAACCCCCCATCCACATGCCTCCACCAAGGTAGTTGTTCTGCTCTACAATGAGAACCTTCAACCCTCTGAGGGCTAGCTTCCACGCAGCAGTTAAGCCCGCCGGGCCTCCCCCCACTATTATCACATCACTCCTCGAATACTCCCTTATCAGATTATTGAACTCCTCAACAATTGCTGTCGCTATCTCCGCCTCAGAGACATCTGCAAAGATCTTATTACCCATGGGCTTTCACCAAAGGGAATGCGATAACTAGTTTATAAAAGCTCTATAGATTATCTATAGATCCTAGATGGCTTAGCCTAATAGAGATCATTGCTTTAAACCAAAGGCATCGACCCTATACTCTATACTCTCTGACAGGGCTAGAAGAACTCTCGCCTCGGCATATTCGATGCTCGTCCGCCAATATGATCTCTAGTATCTCTTCTATTTTTTAGATCTTTGTTAGAGGTTTTGATGTTATTCTAAGTGGGTTTCATAAGTATTTTCTCCTCGTTAAGTATTTGCGATGATACTATGATCAGTATTAATGAGAATGCTAGGAGATATCCTAAGTGCACTATAACCCCTATGGGATCGCCAATGGAAAAGGTCTTTATCGCCAATACTGAGTGCGTATATGGCAGGATCATCAGCGGGCCTAAAATCCACATGGGGAGTCTATCGAGATCAACGAACAATGCTGAGAAAAATATCGATGAGGATATAATCGTTATTATCGAGGAGGCTATCTGAGCTGTTCTCATAGTTGCGCTTCTAACTATAGCTGGGAGGGAGAGGGCTAGTGTTGAGAGTATTGTTAGATAGACTACAACTGCGCTTAGAACAACTAGCTGTGGATCATATGCCCTTCCCCCTAGAAGTCCTTGGGAGAGGATCTGGAGGAATATTATCACAGCGGCAACCTCCACTATAGAAGCGAAGAGCCCCACCAACGAGCTTGAGAAGGCCTTGGCCAGCACCAGCTCCCTCCTCTTGAGGGGAGATATGAGGAGGATCTCAAGTGTTCTCCTCTCTTTCTCACCCAATATAGAGTCGACAACATATGTTGTTGCAGGTGTGGAGACAAATACTAGTGAGAATGCGAGGAGCCTGGCAATATAGATCCTCATAGCCTGCTCAAAACTTATCTCAGCCCCGGAAGGCGTTATATAGGCTGTTAAGAGAACCAATATAGGATCTCTAACACTGCTTGGATCCACCTTAACCCCTGCTCGCATGGATAGAAGCTCTATCTTCATATTAGATATATTGATAGATAGATCCTGGATAGCTGAGTAGAGATCAGAGATAAGCCTATCAGCCCTCGGAGAGCCAGGGATCCTCTGGATCTCTAGCACAGCCCTATCAACTAAGGAGGAGAGGTTTTTGGAGAAACCCTGGGGTATTATGAGCACAACATCTATAGGCGATCCTGTATCCCCTCTATACACAATATAACCCTTAGAAGCCATCGAGGAAGCTATATAATCCTCAATATATGAGGAGGAAATAGAGATATTACCTATATATCCAGAAGAGCTATCTCTATTCACAATAAGGAGAGCACCCTGCTCCAGATACTGGAGATACGTTGTCATAAAGCCTAGGAGAGGTAGCATTACAAGTGGAAGAACAGCTAGGGCTGCGAGAGTCCTGTAATCCCTTATAAGCTCTAATAGCTCCTTCCATAGGAGGGGCTTTATAGCCATCTATATCCAAGCAGCTATATGTCTAAGAAATATATAGATAATGATATTATACCGGTCAAAGAGGATTACAATACATGTTTTATTGACTATCTATATAACGATCCGCCTAACTATATCTTTCGCAAATGGTATATCGATTATCAGCGAGAGCGTGAGAACCCCCTCCCTATAGCCTATCAACAACTCCCTATCATATCCCCCTATTGCTTTCCTAACAGCAGATATTATATCCCTCAGATCTAGGGGTCTCTGCCATGCTAGGATTAGAAGAGGATTACAGGATTGAAGATTATAGATAAATGATCCAGGTTCTCCCCTATAGATCGCAACACTATATTCCTTGCTAAAATATAGAGACTCATCTCTTAGCCTCATCTCAACCCTATAAGACCTAGCCCTAGATCTTGCATGTGAAATAATAGAGCCCTTTATACCACATCCTCCAAGCTCCAGGCTGAATGTCGCTAGCTCCTCCCCTTCTCCCAGCTTCTCCTCAACCCTAATCATGGGGAGGCTTGGGAATATCGGTATTAATAGGAGATTTTTAAAACCCACGCCAGCAACTCTATATATATCTCCGATTAATACACCCTCATCACCCCTCACAGCTATGATCGCACCTAACGAGCCCAGTCTACCCAGATCCCTCATATCGATTCCTAGCTGGCTCTCCCCTAGCTTCTCGATTCTAACCAGCGTTATATATGATCTACGTCTATAGGATCCCTCGATACGCGCTCTACAGATCTCCACCCTGCCGCCGAGTAGATTTAGATAGCCATATCTCTTCAGATCCTCAGCTATTCTCTCAATAGCATTATTCATCCTAACCTTATACAGGATCCAAAGCCCATATGATCCAACTAGTATGGATAGGAGAAGCAAGAATATAATCTGCCCCCATGTGGGATATATACTAGTGAGCACAACATAGAGTATATAGGATCCAATAGCCATCGCTAGCATATTCGAAATAACCCCTCTAGCTATGCTACCCTTAACAACAACCAAAGTATATGATCTAGCATCCATCTATTCGAAGCCCCTCAATAATATGGATAGACTAAGCATAAACTTCAGACTATATCCCTGCATATCCCTATATCCTCAGCTAGGTAGCTATAAACCCTAGATATCCATGAATAAAATATATGATGATATCTTGACTATATCCTTCAATAAACTTCAATAAAATATATCCTAGTAATATGTTGAAAGATCTCCCCTAATCTATTCTAAACTTTTTTGATCGATAATTCAACCCCAGCTTCCCTAATTATCTTTTTCACCATCTGAGCATCTATATATGGTATTGTTGATAGTCCTTTGCTAGCTAGATACGATACTAGTGCTTGTGCAAGCTCCCTATCTATATAGCCGTCTATATCGCCCTTGTAGAAGCCGAGCCTGCTGAGGGCTAGCTTTAAGATCTTCACATCATTAGCTGGCATAGCTATTATATCCCTCGAGCCGGGTCTCATAAGCCTTGTTGAGTCGTATAGCTTGAATATCCTTATAAGCTCTATAACAGGCTCTGGATGATCGTCTACCCTGAGATCTACATATCTATCTCCAAACCCTAGGAACCCTCCATTCTCTCTAACAACAAGTATTGCTGCGCTCTGCTTTCCCCTTCTATCCCCTCCAGCCCTGTCACCTGCTTCTAGGGCTGCGAGGAGCTTATCTACAAGCTCTCCCTCTGTCGATTCATATGCCTCTAGCATGGCATCTAATACCCTCTCCCCAACCAGTATATTCCCAAGTGCCACAACGTGTTTCCCAAACTTATGCCCCTTCCAATCTATACAGTTCCTCCCAGTAAAAGCTGCAACCCTACCCCTAGCATC
Coding sequences within it:
- a CDS encoding metallophosphoesterase family protein — translated: MLGKILEDILRRSREAEWISEALEEYREILEREWLSRDRPRGVVDIDVRRYSRAVVIGDIHGDLDTLLSILEQIDLERVMREDTLLIFLGDYVDRGDKQLETLLLISKLKALYGERVITLRGNHEPPESLPVYPHDYPEVLRWRFGPLWRSLYDLSRKIFDLLPYAAIYRGSAAFLHGGIPVFSTIDCWEDVKCILNAEESERTLEEILWNDPAEDPDIEYAPSPRGAGYLWGEKITEIFLRKTGLKAVIRGHEAVWEGYKLNHGSRVITIFSRKGPPYYNAYAAALRINLRDFKGFSRENVLLL
- a CDS encoding adenylosuccinate synthetase, with amino-acid sequence MITVICGGFFGDEGKGKVAGYLGLNGGYAAAMRTGSINAGHTVVYNGRTWKLRIVPSAFVNKDLRLYIARGSLVKIDVLLREISETGVAGRICVDRYAGVIEDRHMEAERRDEILRGIGSTFQGVGAATAERVLRRLKLAWEFKELESLLCDSVSEILELIDKGLRAMVEGTQGLYLSLYHGTYPYVTSRDVSASGILSEAGLGPKYVEDIIVVFKSYITRVGEGPLEGELSLEEIERLGLIERGTVTGRLRRVAPFNIELARRAVKINSATQIAITKIDALFRGARGVREWNKLPPEARRFIENIENELRIPVTLISTGEDLEDMIDLRREKGFEPS
- a CDS encoding IMP dehydrogenase, encoding MGKIVGYGLSLDDVLLVPGYSDLASRSEVSLKTRFSRRLWLNIPISSAAMDTVTEHRMAIALARMGGIGVIHRFIPVERQVEEVLKVKEEPVGVSSSEAIGRDGRLAVAAAVGVRGDYLVRAEKLYRAGVDAIVVDVAHAHSRLAMDAVKSIRRVLGDDIDIVVGNIATAEAARDLIELGVDGVKVGIGPGHACTTRIVAGVGVPQLTAIIEVSRVARQYGIPVIADGGIRSSGDIVKALAAGASSVMIGYLLAGTDEAPGKPVMIGGYKYKLYRGMASNSSYIQRLSIDGQDPEDLSSYASEGIEMLIPYRGSVQDVISNLVSGIRSGFSYVGARNIEELWEKARFIVLAPGAIRESYYREPWVGGKQ
- a CDS encoding sulfide-dependent adenosine diphosphate thiazole synthase; amino-acid sequence: MGNKIFADVSEAEIATAIVEEFNNLIREYSRSDVIIVGGGPAGLTAAWKLALRGLKVLIVEQNNYLGGGMWMGGYLMNPVTFRYPANKILDELGIPYKEYRKGLYVAHGPLAASKLASKALEAGARALTLTVLEDLIVRNGRVEGVVVNSAPVQGMPRQITCLDPIGLEAKVVIDATGHEAAAVRKLASRGLLKSSVLGPMWADVSEDLVVERTGEVFPGLVLAGISVAEYHGLPRMGPTFGAMLLSGEKAAEIAYEIVTKRI
- a CDS encoding ABC transporter permease subunit; this translates as MAIKPLLWKELLELIRDYRTLAALAVLPLVMLPLLGFMTTYLQYLEQGALLIVNRDSSSGYIGNISISSSYIEDYIASSMASKGYIVYRGDTGSPIDVVLIIPQGFSKNLSSLVDRAVLEIQRIPGSPRADRLISDLYSAIQDLSINISNMKIELLSMRAGVKVDPSSVRDPILVLLTAYITPSGAEISFEQAMRIYIARLLAFSLVFVSTPATTYVVDSILGEKERRTLEILLISPLKRRELVLAKAFSSSLVGLFASIVEVAAVIIFLQILSQGLLGGRAYDPQLVVLSAVVVYLTILSTLALSLPAIVRSATMRTAQIASSIITIISSSIFFSALFVDLDRLPMWILGPLMILPYTHSVLAIKTFSIGDPIGVIVHLGYLLAFSLILIIVSSQILNEEKILMKPT
- a CDS encoding DUF1028 domain-containing protein, whose product is MTFSIVGFDPYTGDLGVAVASKFLAAGAVVPHARAGVGAIATQARANYLYGPRGLEMLARGIDPQSVLDTLLREDPDREVRQVGIVDARGRVAAFTGRNCIDWKGHKFGKHVVALGNILVGERVLDAMLEAYESTEGELVDKLLAALEAGDRAGGDRRGKQSAAILVVRENGGFLGFGDRYVDLRVDDHPEPVIELIRIFKLYDSTRLMRPGSRDIIAMPANDVKILKLALSRLGFYKGDIDGYIDRELAQALVSYLASKGLSTIPYIDAQMVKKIIREAGVELSIKKV